A section of the Oncorhynchus nerka isolate Pitt River unplaced genomic scaffold, Oner_Uvic_2.0 unplaced_scaffold_73___fragment_2___debris, whole genome shotgun sequence genome encodes:
- the LOC115145124 gene encoding homeobox protein engrailed-1-B-like yields the protein MEERIDQNSRDSTEGESVSLSPNLPSPPILPHQAAQQVHRTTNFFIDNILRPDFGCKKELGSRERAQTSGRENVNPLVIRPSHASSLCQDSNCSSDSTSSSSSSPSSKQSSTKQGEGNGTTTTRYGDTASIVVVNASNGGSPPAKESTPMLWPAWVYCTRYSDRPSSGPRTRKLKKKKNEKEDKRPRTAFTAEQLQRLKSEFQANRYITEQRRQSLATELNLNESQIKIWFQNKRAKIKKGNGYKNGLALQLMAQGLYNHSTTTVQEEKDDSE from the exons ATGGAAGAGCGAATTGATCAAAACAGCCGTGATTCGACTGAGGGAGAGAGCGTGTCCCTCTCCCCGAATCTACCATCTCCTCCCATTTTGCCCCACCAGGCAGCACAGCAAGTACATAGAACCACAAACTTTTTTATTGACAATATTCTGCGGCCAGACTTCGGCTGCAAGAAGGAGCTTGGGAGTCGGGAGCGGGCGCAGACCTCCGGCAGAGAAAACGTCAACCCTTTGGTCATCAGGCCATCTCACGCGAGCAGCCTTTGCCAGGATTCCAACTGCAGTAGTGACAGTACTTCTTCATCGTCGTCCTCGCCGTCCTCGAAACAGAGCTCGACAAAACAAGGTGAAGGGAATGGGACTACCACAACGAGATATGGAGACACCGCGTCAATAGTGGTTGTGAATGCCAGTAATGGAGGATCTCCACCCGCTAAAGAATCTACGCCGATGTTATGGCCTGCGTGGGTTTACTGCACGAGATATTCGGATCGACCATCATCTG GCCCAAGGACACGGAAATTGAAAAAGAAGAAAAATGAGAAAGAAGACAAGCGACCCAGAACCGCGTTTACGGCTGAACAGCTGCAGAGACTTAAGTCCGAGTTTCAGGCAAATCGCTACATAACAGAACAACGGAGACAGTCACTGGCCACAGAACTGAATCTCAATGAATCCCAAATAAAAATTTGGTTTCAGAATAAGAGGGCAAAAATCAAAAAGGGGAATGGCTACAAGAACGGCCTGGCTCTCCAACTCATGGCCCAAGGACTGTACAACCATTCCACAACCACGGTCCAAGAGGAGAAGGATGATAGCGAGTAA